The following proteins are co-located in the Vibrio astriarenae genome:
- a CDS encoding COX15/CtaA family protein: MSTTNLVRFTLYLAVVVIALGAYTRLSDAGLGCPDWPGCYGKILVPQSQEDIAVANQAYPERAVEPYKAWLEMIHRYVAGSLGVLIAWITVRCWKERTVSRVLPTFIAGLVIFQALLGMWTVTLKLLPVIVMAHLLGGFTLLASLFLLYWKLSHPPVPHGLQRLTGESNHGLKSIAAIALVIVILQVMLGGWTSSNYAALVCTRLPICEGQWWTMLDFSGAFDWLQAGHDNYEFGVLGYESRMTIHVVHRIGAMVTTLCLVLLIAKCWRWSSLKSEAMLVALVLTLQLCLGIANVVFHLPLWVAVAHNLGAASLLVAVLYTNYRIWTTAVRD; the protein is encoded by the coding sequence ATGAGTACCACTAATTTGGTTCGATTTACTCTTTATCTCGCTGTTGTTGTGATTGCGCTAGGGGCGTATACGCGTCTGTCTGATGCGGGATTGGGGTGTCCCGACTGGCCCGGATGCTATGGAAAGATCCTAGTGCCGCAATCACAAGAGGATATAGCAGTCGCGAATCAAGCCTATCCAGAGAGGGCGGTTGAACCGTATAAGGCATGGCTTGAAATGATCCATCGCTATGTTGCAGGGTCTCTGGGGGTTTTAATTGCTTGGATCACGGTACGATGCTGGAAAGAGCGCACCGTGAGTCGAGTATTGCCGACTTTTATTGCCGGACTCGTGATTTTTCAAGCTCTGCTTGGGATGTGGACAGTGACCCTCAAACTGTTGCCTGTGATAGTGATGGCTCACCTATTGGGTGGGTTCACCTTATTAGCCAGTTTATTCCTACTTTATTGGAAGCTCTCTCACCCACCTGTGCCACATGGTCTCCAAAGGTTGACCGGTGAGAGCAATCATGGACTGAAATCCATTGCGGCCATCGCCTTGGTGATCGTTATTCTTCAGGTCATGTTAGGTGGATGGACATCCTCTAACTACGCTGCATTAGTCTGTACTCGCTTACCTATTTGCGAGGGACAGTGGTGGACGATGCTTGATTTCTCTGGCGCCTTTGATTGGTTACAAGCTGGACATGACAATTATGAATTTGGGGTTCTGGGCTATGAGTCGCGCATGACGATTCATGTTGTTCATCGCATTGGCGCGATGGTCACAACGCTATGTTTAGTTTTGTTGATTGCCAAATGTTGGCGCTGGTCGAGTTTGAAGTCCGAGGCCATGCTGGTGGCTTTGGTTTTAACACTGCAGTTGTGTTTGGGTATTGCCAATGTGGTGTTTCATCTACCACTGTGGGTAGCGGTCGCCCACAACTTAGGCGCGGCGAGCTTGCTGGTTGCTGTGCTTTATACCAATTATCGAATTTGGACTACAGCCGTTCGAGATTAA
- a CDS encoding SURF1 family protein codes for MLRPRLSPLQILSLSVITVVVFSILFKLGLWQLDRGYQKERLEHSLVERATLPAVPLIETLTTSDPTGLSVIVSGRAIPEGYLLLDNQVHKGKVGYLAYQLIESQERYWLLERGFVAAPASRSVLPKVNWVHGDFVYRGRVYQRSENPLSNDIDPEFIAPYRIQNLNIEQISQLYGIEIQPVVIQPQVQDWPYPQPWVPVPLSSTKHFGYATQWFMLAAVFLGLMLWVTVKAFNKHRKQRGV; via the coding sequence TTGCTGAGACCTAGACTCAGTCCGCTTCAAATATTGTCACTCAGTGTTATTACTGTGGTTGTCTTTTCCATTTTGTTCAAATTAGGTTTATGGCAATTAGATCGTGGTTATCAAAAAGAGCGCCTTGAGCATAGCTTGGTAGAGCGTGCCACGCTGCCTGCGGTACCGTTAATTGAAACACTCACGACGTCTGATCCTACGGGTTTATCCGTGATCGTTTCAGGAAGAGCGATTCCAGAGGGCTACTTGTTATTGGACAATCAAGTGCACAAAGGAAAAGTAGGATACTTGGCTTATCAGTTGATTGAGTCGCAAGAGCGTTATTGGTTGTTGGAAAGAGGGTTTGTTGCAGCCCCTGCTTCGCGCTCTGTTTTACCTAAAGTAAATTGGGTACATGGTGATTTTGTCTATCGAGGTCGCGTTTATCAACGCTCTGAGAACCCACTGAGTAATGATATTGATCCAGAATTTATTGCCCCTTATCGGATTCAAAACCTGAACATCGAACAAATCTCTCAGCTGTATGGGATTGAGATTCAGCCTGTGGTGATTCAACCCCAAGTTCAAGATTGGCCCTACCCGCAACCGTGGGTCCCCGTCCCCTTGTCCTCAACCAAGCATTTCGGCTATGCGACTCAATGGTTCATGTTGGCCGCTGTTTTTCTTGGACTCATGTTGTGGGTAACGGTGAAAGCGTTCAATAAACATCGCAAACAGCGAGGTGTATAA
- the coxB gene encoding cytochrome c oxidase subunit II: MDRLAALNLFALGGGLSFGARASEETPSSSQYNLTQGVTEISGQVYELHMLIFYICCAIAFIVFGIMFYSIIKHRKSKGAVAAHFHESTKVEIIWTVIPVLILIGMAIPATTTLLAMEDTSQSDITIKVTGSQWKWHYDYLDEGVQFFSLLATDQKQIDGLEEKGAHYLLEVDNALVVPIAKKIRFLLTSDDVIHSWWVPDFAVKKDTIPGFINEAWTKIDKPGVYRGQCAELCGKAHGFMPIVVQAMEQDDYDQWLADKKAEIALAEQEAAAALTSELGMDELMTQGESVYVARCAVCHQANGEGVTGAFPAIKGSAIALGDIDPHIDIIVNGRSGTAMQAFANQLTEQEIAAVITYQRNAWGNDTGDVIQASDINQFKENAQSASDMEAAQ, encoded by the coding sequence ATGGATAGACTGGCTGCACTAAATCTTTTTGCTTTAGGGGGAGGCTTGTCCTTCGGTGCAAGGGCGAGCGAAGAAACACCCTCTTCAAGTCAATACAACCTCACACAAGGCGTGACCGAGATCAGTGGGCAGGTGTATGAGCTACACATGCTTATTTTCTATATCTGCTGCGCGATTGCCTTTATTGTCTTTGGCATCATGTTCTACTCCATTATTAAGCACAGAAAGTCCAAAGGTGCCGTGGCTGCTCACTTTCACGAAAGCACCAAAGTAGAGATTATCTGGACAGTGATCCCCGTTCTGATTTTGATTGGTATGGCGATTCCTGCCACCACGACGTTACTAGCGATGGAAGACACGTCCCAATCTGATATTACTATCAAGGTCACCGGCTCTCAGTGGAAGTGGCATTACGATTACCTTGATGAAGGTGTCCAGTTCTTCAGCCTACTCGCGACAGACCAAAAGCAAATTGATGGTCTAGAAGAGAAGGGAGCCCATTACCTTCTCGAAGTCGATAACGCGTTAGTGGTCCCTATTGCCAAGAAGATTCGCTTCTTACTGACTTCCGACGATGTGATCCACTCATGGTGGGTGCCAGACTTTGCGGTCAAAAAAGACACCATTCCAGGCTTTATCAATGAGGCATGGACCAAAATCGATAAGCCCGGAGTCTATCGCGGCCAATGTGCAGAGTTGTGTGGTAAGGCCCATGGCTTTATGCCAATTGTGGTTCAAGCGATGGAGCAAGATGACTACGATCAATGGCTAGCAGACAAAAAAGCGGAGATAGCACTTGCTGAGCAAGAGGCGGCTGCTGCGTTGACCAGTGAGTTAGGAATGGATGAGCTGATGACACAGGGGGAATCTGTGTATGTCGCGCGCTGCGCTGTTTGTCACCAAGCCAACGGTGAGGGCGTGACCGGTGCCTTTCCCGCCATCAAAGGGAGTGCGATTGCGCTGGGTGATATTGATCCGCACATCGATATTATCGTCAATGGTCGTTCTGGCACTGCAATGCAGGCATTCGCTAATCAGCTAACAGAACAAGAGATTGCTGCCGTCATTACCTATCAACGCAACGCATGGGGTAATGATACGGGTGATGTAATACAGGCATCTGACATCAATCAGTTTAAGGAAAATGCCCAGTCGGCATCAGACATGGAGGCCGCACAATGA
- a CDS encoding cytochrome c oxidase subunit 3 translates to MNTEPHSPNVDSKSAYSKTESKVSTYYVPAQSHWPIVGAVSLFLVAVGAGLTIQNMGSDGPGGVFGKAVLFIGFGVLLYMLAGWFGNVITESLSGLYSEQMSRSFRQGMSWFIFSELMFFGAFFGALFYARMISVPWLGGASNNAMTHELLWPSFEALWPLLTTPAGDTTQAMPWQGLPLKNTIILLLSSITLHMAHISLERNQRTALIVWLEITIVLAVFFLYYQAEEYIHAYQEMGLTLQSGVYGNTFFMLTGFHGLHVCLGTLFLIVLLARIAKDHFTPKNHFAFQAGSWYWHFVDVVWLCLFVFVYVL, encoded by the coding sequence ATGAACACAGAGCCTCATTCGCCAAACGTAGACTCAAAATCCGCTTATTCAAAAACTGAAAGCAAGGTTAGCACGTACTACGTGCCTGCACAGAGCCACTGGCCAATTGTCGGTGCCGTGTCGTTGTTCTTAGTGGCAGTAGGAGCAGGGCTTACTATTCAAAACATGGGTAGTGATGGGCCTGGCGGCGTGTTTGGCAAGGCGGTGTTATTTATCGGTTTTGGTGTATTGCTCTATATGCTTGCTGGCTGGTTTGGCAATGTGATTACCGAGTCGTTATCCGGGCTCTACTCTGAGCAAATGTCTCGATCATTTCGACAAGGCATGAGCTGGTTTATTTTCTCAGAACTGATGTTTTTTGGGGCGTTCTTTGGTGCTCTGTTCTACGCGCGTATGATCTCAGTGCCTTGGCTTGGTGGGGCGAGCAACAATGCAATGACGCATGAGCTGCTGTGGCCAAGCTTTGAGGCGTTGTGGCCACTGCTTACTACACCTGCGGGCGATACCACCCAGGCCATGCCGTGGCAAGGCTTACCACTCAAAAATACCATTATATTGCTGCTTTCTTCGATCACGTTGCATATGGCTCACATTAGCTTGGAGCGTAATCAACGTACGGCTTTGATTGTTTGGCTGGAGATAACCATCGTTTTAGCGGTGTTTTTCCTTTATTACCAAGCAGAAGAGTACATCCATGCCTATCAGGAAATGGGTTTGACACTTCAGTCTGGTGTGTATGGCAACACATTTTTTATGCTGACAGGGTTTCACGGGCTGCATGTCTGTCTTGGTACTCTGTTTTTGATTGTTTTGCTGGCACGGATAGCGAAAGACCACTTTACGCCTAAGAATCACTTTGCCTTTCAGGCAGGCAGTTGGTATTGGCATTTTGTCGATGTGGTCTGGTTGTGCCTGTTTGTGTTTGTTTATGTTCTCTAG
- a CDS encoding cytochrome c oxidase assembly protein, with amino-acid sequence MDNRDKNRKLTIKLLGAVVAMFGFGFALVPLYDVMCDVLGINGKTNASSVSAPVGMQVDITRTVKVEFMSHITPNMPWAFTPQVTSMEVHPGEVIQTAYYAENHSSSDMVGQAVPSVSPGLGASYFNKMECFCFNQQPLSAKASTEMGLIFYIEPDIPDSIHTLTLSYTLYDISDRASNQADAETAAVQPQVNAESSQGVTL; translated from the coding sequence ATGGATAACCGAGATAAAAACCGCAAACTGACGATAAAGCTGCTGGGCGCGGTCGTGGCGATGTTCGGTTTTGGCTTTGCGCTTGTGCCCCTTTATGACGTGATGTGCGACGTGCTTGGCATCAACGGGAAAACCAACGCCAGTTCAGTGTCGGCACCCGTGGGGATGCAGGTCGACATTACCCGTACGGTTAAAGTGGAATTTATGTCGCATATTACTCCCAACATGCCTTGGGCATTTACGCCGCAGGTGACCTCAATGGAAGTTCACCCCGGAGAAGTGATTCAAACGGCGTATTATGCTGAGAACCACTCAAGCTCGGATATGGTGGGTCAAGCGGTACCATCGGTATCTCCGGGGCTTGGTGCAAGTTATTTTAATAAGATGGAGTGCTTTTGCTTTAATCAGCAGCCTCTCTCTGCCAAGGCTTCCACTGAAATGGGGCTGATTTTCTATATCGAGCCTGATATACCTGACTCCATACACACTCTCACCTTGTCTTATACGCTTTATGACATCTCTGACCGCGCTAGCAATCAAGCTGATGCTGAGACAGCTGCGGTACAACCACAGGTTAACGCCGAATCGTCACAAGGAGTGACCTTATGA
- a CDS encoding EAL domain-containing protein, which produces MKTINHCNTHRPTVGVIMPLLSGFYMGELCIALRQVAKQQDINLVFIRSGESRNYELPIGFDSFDALLVVLHSAAHKLIAKAIDRNIPVISLGASYRPLPVEQFYSDQNQGVALLYDWLCDLGHERIGFCGDLSVNDIRLRFKSFQQKVRQHHGEFISGDFFSVSDCSFAGGREAGKAFVEKQSECSAVICAADQNAIGMIQQLKSQGLSLPDDVAVVGIDNIFLGEKASVSLTTIDQNLEELGRSSLLRAVERIRGAAYSADTVMIPQRLVVRNSCGSGDMKPSHEVRKSVRQQMMSADSQSPAELFESFYSQAKDGFDSILDAQNCFGYHFDEAVLAHCQSQHYQVEQTLYANGTRAKPLSTDNKIAFSVDQFPTAMPSQHYVSTVVPVKTGFDGHWKLLCINDSQSIDQGVGSYSMFSNYLDMLALFIERDALLETANTRQKSLQQILQQLKVVSNTSNDGIWDWDLITNKLTWNSRLIDMLGVTDIVRDSIDCSDLFSYIHHEDISSIEDKIHEHLINDAPFKTEFRMRTASGDYLWVQANGAAVQNSHGRPIRFIGSLTDITQQRESAEKIHHMAYFDALTGIANRRKIMQDINLFIGAHQEKRRAVMLMDLNRFKMVNDTFGHHTGDALLRHVSKQLCELLGDRQQIARLGGDEFLFFCDVQNHDQVNELTSQILRRIARPLVFDDIELEAQGSIGVAFYPLDGSTADELIKKADVAMYKAKQAGGGRAVVYSSEMDSSTQNLVTMEHHLKGALKRDEIGVHYQPQVRADDNTVVGVEALARWRSPVLGDVPPYQFIQVAEESGLMTSFGEYILNQVCRDLSSSEWLRGLNRISINVSAKELVNHHFASSAIQTILNHKLPLSLFCFEITETAAISDYEQCSQVLLQLHSAGIALSLDDFGTGFSSLSLLKRLPLNEVKIDRSFIRDIVDGQANLDFVATMILMGKSLGYQVVAEGVETEAHSMALKSTGIDILQGYSYSKPKPLHELEAIYCKAQALGVNTLDV; this is translated from the coding sequence ATGAAAACTATAAATCACTGTAATACACATCGCCCCACGGTGGGGGTGATTATGCCACTGCTCAGTGGCTTCTACATGGGAGAGTTATGTATCGCACTGCGCCAAGTGGCAAAGCAGCAAGATATAAACCTCGTCTTTATTCGTTCCGGTGAGAGCCGCAACTACGAGTTGCCCATCGGCTTTGACAGCTTTGATGCGCTGCTTGTGGTGCTGCATAGTGCGGCTCATAAACTCATTGCTAAAGCGATTGATCGCAACATTCCTGTTATTTCGCTTGGGGCAAGTTATCGTCCTCTTCCTGTCGAGCAGTTTTATAGTGACCAGAACCAAGGGGTCGCCTTGCTCTACGATTGGCTGTGTGATTTAGGTCACGAGCGGATTGGGTTTTGCGGAGACTTAAGTGTCAACGACATACGCTTGCGATTTAAATCATTTCAACAGAAAGTGCGGCAGCATCACGGTGAGTTTATCTCAGGTGATTTCTTCTCGGTCAGTGACTGCTCCTTTGCAGGAGGACGCGAAGCGGGTAAAGCTTTTGTTGAGAAGCAAAGCGAATGCTCTGCGGTGATTTGTGCCGCCGACCAAAATGCCATCGGTATGATTCAGCAACTAAAATCTCAAGGGCTGTCTTTGCCTGATGATGTTGCTGTTGTCGGTATTGATAATATCTTTTTGGGCGAAAAAGCTTCAGTATCGCTCACTACGATCGATCAAAACCTCGAAGAGCTTGGGCGTAGCTCACTTCTGCGAGCAGTTGAGCGTATTCGCGGTGCCGCTTATAGTGCTGATACGGTAATGATCCCACAGCGTCTGGTGGTACGAAACTCATGTGGTAGCGGCGACATGAAGCCGAGCCATGAGGTGAGAAAAAGTGTTCGACAGCAAATGATGTCAGCAGATTCGCAATCACCGGCCGAGTTGTTTGAAAGCTTCTATTCTCAAGCAAAAGATGGCTTCGACTCTATCCTTGATGCGCAAAACTGCTTTGGCTACCATTTTGATGAGGCAGTGTTGGCTCACTGTCAATCTCAGCATTATCAAGTAGAACAAACCCTTTATGCTAATGGCACAAGAGCAAAGCCCCTATCGACGGATAACAAGATAGCCTTTAGCGTCGACCAATTTCCCACCGCAATGCCGAGTCAGCACTATGTGTCCACGGTTGTTCCGGTAAAAACAGGCTTCGATGGTCACTGGAAACTGCTTTGTATTAATGATTCTCAGTCTATCGATCAGGGGGTGGGCTCATACTCAATGTTCTCTAACTACCTTGATATGCTCGCGCTGTTCATTGAGCGCGATGCTCTGCTTGAGACGGCGAACACAAGGCAAAAGAGCCTGCAACAGATCCTTCAGCAGCTTAAAGTTGTGTCTAATACCTCCAATGATGGCATCTGGGATTGGGATTTAATTACCAATAAGTTGACTTGGAATAGCCGACTCATTGATATGCTTGGTGTGACCGATATTGTCCGAGACTCCATAGACTGTAGTGATTTGTTTTCTTATATCCATCATGAGGATATTTCGTCGATTGAAGACAAGATCCATGAGCATCTGATCAATGATGCTCCTTTTAAGACCGAATTTCGTATGCGCACCGCATCGGGTGATTACTTGTGGGTTCAAGCCAACGGTGCTGCAGTGCAAAATAGCCATGGTCGTCCTATCCGTTTTATTGGCTCACTGACTGACATCACGCAACAAAGAGAAAGCGCCGAAAAAATCCATCATATGGCGTATTTTGATGCGCTAACAGGCATCGCTAACCGTCGTAAAATTATGCAGGACATTAATTTGTTCATTGGCGCTCATCAAGAAAAGCGACGCGCTGTGATGTTGATGGACCTGAATCGGTTTAAAATGGTGAATGATACCTTTGGCCACCATACTGGGGATGCGTTGTTGCGACACGTATCAAAGCAGCTGTGTGAACTGCTGGGTGATCGCCAACAAATTGCCCGTCTAGGCGGAGATGAATTTTTGTTTTTCTGCGATGTGCAAAACCACGATCAGGTCAATGAACTCACCAGCCAGATATTACGCCGGATTGCTCGACCTTTGGTGTTCGATGATATTGAGTTGGAAGCTCAGGGGAGTATCGGCGTCGCGTTTTATCCTCTAGACGGCAGCACGGCGGATGAGCTGATTAAAAAGGCTGATGTTGCAATGTATAAAGCCAAGCAAGCGGGTGGTGGGCGTGCAGTTGTCTACTCTTCAGAGATGGACTCTTCTACTCAGAATTTGGTCACGATGGAGCATCACCTTAAAGGCGCGCTTAAACGAGACGAAATAGGTGTCCATTATCAACCTCAAGTTAGGGCTGATGATAACACCGTGGTGGGGGTTGAGGCGCTGGCGCGCTGGCGCTCGCCTGTATTAGGCGATGTCCCACCTTATCAGTTTATTCAAGTGGCAGAAGAGAGCGGTTTGATGACCTCCTTTGGTGAGTACATCTTAAATCAAGTCTGCCGTGACTTATCTTCATCCGAATGGTTGAGGGGGCTCAACCGTATTTCAATTAACGTGAGTGCGAAGGAGCTGGTTAACCATCACTTTGCATCCTCTGCAATACAAACCATTCTTAACCATAAGCTGCCTCTGTCCCTATTCTGTTTTGAGATTACAGAAACAGCGGCTATCTCTGACTATGAGCAGTGTAGCCAGGTGCTGTTGCAACTTCACTCAGCTGGCATTGCTCTCTCTCTCGATGATTTTGGTACTGGCTTCTCTTCGTTATCACTTCTCAAGCGATTGCCATTAAATGAAGTAAAGATTGATCGATCGTTTATTCGCGACATCGTTGATGGCCAAGCGAACTTAGATTTTGTGGCCACCATGATTCTCATGGGTAAAAGCCTAGGCTATCAAGTCGTTGCTGAAGGTGTTGAAACTGAAGCGCACTCAATGGCTCTAAAGAGCACCGGAATCGACATCTTGCAAGGTTACTCCTACAGTAAACCTAAACCGCTACATGAGTTAGAAGCTATTTATTGCAAGGCGCAAGCTCTTGGAGTGAACACTCTCGACGTCTAG
- the cyoE gene encoding heme o synthase: MSKTLVVQPSSKAAVQWRVYWTLTKPKVVLLMLLTAIVGMCLAVEGALPLQETVLGLMGIGFMAGSAAAFNHLIDRRIDAIMARTHKRPLPQGDVSAFRVGLFATLVGVVGFALLWFGVNTLTAWLTFLSLLGYAVVYTLYLKRATPQNIVIAGIAGAMPPLLGWTSVTGELSANAWLLVMIIFVWTPPHFWALAIHRKEDYANADIPMLPVTHGVEYTKTSIVLYTVLLALVVLMPVLVGMSGSLYLAVSTVLSAGFIYYALQLKYFSHDKSAIETFKFSIYHLMGLFIALLLDHYLVM; encoded by the coding sequence ATGAGTAAAACACTAGTTGTACAGCCAAGCAGTAAAGCTGCCGTTCAGTGGCGGGTGTATTGGACACTGACTAAGCCGAAAGTGGTTCTGTTAATGTTGCTGACTGCGATTGTGGGTATGTGCCTTGCTGTTGAGGGGGCGCTGCCCTTACAGGAAACGGTTCTTGGATTGATGGGTATTGGCTTTATGGCAGGCTCTGCTGCAGCCTTCAATCACCTTATCGATCGACGCATTGATGCGATAATGGCTCGCACTCATAAACGTCCTCTGCCGCAAGGGGATGTTTCGGCTTTTCGTGTTGGCCTATTTGCGACGTTAGTTGGTGTCGTTGGTTTTGCTTTGCTGTGGTTTGGCGTGAATACGTTAACTGCTTGGTTAACCTTCTTAAGTCTGCTGGGTTATGCCGTTGTTTATACGCTGTATTTAAAGCGTGCAACACCACAGAACATAGTGATAGCGGGTATTGCTGGGGCGATGCCTCCGTTACTTGGCTGGACCTCTGTAACTGGCGAGTTAAGCGCTAATGCTTGGCTATTGGTGATGATTATCTTTGTCTGGACCCCACCTCATTTCTGGGCTCTGGCTATTCATAGGAAAGAGGATTACGCCAATGCTGATATCCCGATGCTCCCAGTGACTCATGGTGTTGAATACACCAAAACCTCTATTGTTCTTTACACTGTTTTATTAGCCTTGGTTGTCTTGATGCCCGTTTTGGTCGGTATGAGTGGTTCGCTCTACCTCGCAGTATCGACGGTCCTGAGTGCTGGGTTTATCTATTACGCATTGCAACTTAAGTATTTTAGCCATGATAAATCGGCGATTGAGACCTTTAAGTTCTCCATTTATCACCTGATGGGACTATTTATCGCCTTGTTGCTCGACCACTATTTAGTAATGTGA
- a CDS encoding DUF2909 domain-containing protein, with amino-acid sequence MEFLFKTALVILLLFIILNLAFALVQLVRQSEDTEQQKPMSHYLGRRVMYSAMVVILLILALTSGLIEPNPTPH; translated from the coding sequence ATGGAATTTTTGTTTAAAACGGCTTTAGTCATACTACTGCTCTTCATCATCCTTAATTTGGCGTTTGCTTTGGTCCAGCTCGTTCGACAAAGTGAAGACACTGAACAACAAAAACCGATGAGCCACTATCTCGGACGCCGAGTCATGTACTCAGCGATGGTGGTCATACTGCTCATCCTTGCATTAACCAGTGGGCTGATCGAACCCAACCCCACACCTCATTAG
- the ctaD gene encoding cytochrome c oxidase subunit I, which yields MSQPIDKPTKNAASEEVLGGGHIHDDHDSHGPAKGIARWIYSTSHKDIGTLYLWFSFIMFLTGGAMAMVIRAELFQPGLQLIEPHFFNQMTTVHGLIMVFGAVMPAFTGLANWMIPMMIGAPDMALPRMNNLSFWILPFAFAILLASLFMPGGGPDFGWTFYAPLSTTYGPDSTALFVFSVHIMGISSIMGAINVIVTIVNMRAPGMTWFKMPLFVWTWLITAFLLIAVMPVLAGAVTMVLTDKYFGTSFFDAAGGGDPVMFQHIFWFFGHPEVYIMILPSFGIISAIIPAFSGKKLFGYHSMVYATCSIALLSFLVWAHHMFTTGMPVFAELFFMYCTMLIAVPTGVKVFNWVATMWRGAMTFETPMLFAIAFIVLFTIGGLSGLMLAIVPADFQYHDTYFVVAHFHYVLVSGAVFSIMAAAYYWLPKWTGHMYDHKLSLWHFWCSVISVNILFFPMHFLGLAGMPRRIPDYAIQFADVNQIVSIGGFAFGVSQLIFLWVVIKCIRGGEKAVAKPWDRAEGLEWTVPSPAPHHTFETPPKVD from the coding sequence ATGAGCCAGCCTATCGATAAGCCAACCAAAAATGCCGCCTCAGAGGAAGTTCTGGGTGGCGGGCACATCCACGATGATCACGATAGTCATGGGCCTGCTAAGGGTATAGCGCGTTGGATATACTCAACCAGCCATAAAGACATTGGCACGCTCTATTTGTGGTTCAGTTTTATTATGTTCCTAACCGGCGGTGCCATGGCCATGGTGATCCGCGCTGAGCTGTTCCAGCCGGGTCTGCAGTTAATAGAGCCTCATTTCTTCAATCAGATGACCACGGTTCATGGTTTAATCATGGTGTTTGGTGCCGTTATGCCTGCGTTTACGGGCCTTGCGAACTGGATGATTCCAATGATGATAGGTGCGCCGGATATGGCGCTGCCACGAATGAACAATCTCAGTTTCTGGATTTTACCTTTTGCCTTTGCGATTTTATTAGCTTCTCTATTCATGCCAGGAGGCGGTCCTGATTTTGGCTGGACGTTCTACGCACCGCTCTCAACAACCTACGGACCTGACAGTACCGCGCTGTTTGTCTTCTCTGTACACATTATGGGTATTAGCTCCATCATGGGAGCGATCAACGTTATTGTCACGATCGTGAATATGCGTGCACCGGGTATGACTTGGTTTAAGATGCCGCTGTTTGTATGGACATGGCTGATTACTGCTTTCTTGCTCATCGCAGTTATGCCTGTGTTAGCGGGTGCAGTGACGATGGTACTCACCGACAAGTATTTTGGCACGAGCTTCTTTGATGCTGCGGGTGGGGGCGATCCGGTGATGTTCCAACACATTTTCTGGTTCTTTGGTCACCCTGAGGTGTACATCATGATATTGCCATCGTTTGGCATTATCTCAGCGATTATCCCTGCGTTTAGCGGCAAAAAACTGTTTGGCTATCACTCAATGGTATACGCCACTTGCTCAATCGCGCTGCTGTCTTTCCTAGTGTGGGCACACCACATGTTCACAACCGGTATGCCGGTTTTTGCCGAGCTCTTCTTTATGTACTGTACGATGTTGATCGCAGTGCCCACTGGCGTGAAGGTGTTCAACTGGGTGGCAACCATGTGGCGAGGGGCGATGACCTTTGAGACGCCGATGCTGTTTGCGATTGCCTTTATAGTGCTGTTCACCATTGGTGGCTTGTCGGGTTTGATGCTGGCGATTGTGCCTGCGGATTTTCAATATCATGATACCTACTTTGTGGTGGCTCATTTCCACTATGTACTAGTATCGGGCGCGGTATTCTCAATTATGGCCGCGGCTTACTACTGGCTTCCTAAATGGACAGGGCATATGTATGACCACAAGTTGAGTTTGTGGCATTTCTGGTGCTCGGTTATCTCCGTCAATATTTTGTTCTTCCCTATGCACTTCTTGGGTTTAGCGGGGATGCCGAGACGCATTCCTGACTATGCGATTCAGTTTGCCGATGTGAATCAAATTGTGTCGATTGGCGGTTTTGCCTTCGGAGTATCTCAGCTGATTTTCTTGTGGGTTGTGATTAAGTGTATTCGCGGTGGTGAGAAAGCCGTGGCGAAACCATGGGATCGCGCGGAGGGACTTGAGTGGACGGTGCCAAGCCCTGCCCCTCATCATACATTCGAAACGCCCCCTAAGGTTGATTAG